The nucleotide sequence CGAGCAAGACCAGAGCACGGCACTTACCCAGCTATCGGGAACTAAGagcaggttgggtttttttccaagcgGTAAGTAGAGCTACAAACCTGATTTTTCACTGCCTGCCCTACCTTTTAAAGCATCTGCTTCTGTTTAGTTTTGGATCAacgttttttgttcttttttaaaaagcagggtTCAAACCTGTGGAAACTTACTAGGAAACACGTTAACAGACTATgccgccacccccccccaaaagcagcaATTAAGAGTATATATGAAGTGGCAACACATCCAATGGTGGATCCAAGGCACCCACTTTTATTTTGAGCCAATGTAAGCCAGTTGCGCAGCTGCTTCGACGCACAAGGAAAAGGCAGAATAATTTTCTCCCGTTCCTGAGGGGTAATTGGCACTGCTAGCAGCACAGCGTTGTCTTGGGTTACGGCCCTGGATCTCCCTTGGGAAATGGTGTGCAGACTGGAGGGCTGTATTGGGGGAGTACTTCAGGCAAAAGCAGGTGGGATCTGTTTGGCATGCACAATGAGTAATTGTATTACACACTGAAACACTGTTTGCATGTATCAATATAAAAGAAATTCTGGCTACTGCAGCTAGCTGTACCAGCAGGGCTACAAGAGCAGTGGCCTCGGTCAACAAGAGGAGTTGCAGACGTGTATTGAGCATGACAGAGCTATGTTAGTTCCAAATACTATATAGAAACCACTCAGCTTTTATATTTTGAGTAAAATTCTGAATTGCAATTACAATATAAATAAGTAACACTTAGCAAATCAAATTGAAATACATACTGTGTTCAAACTCCAGGTTGTCTTTAATGGCAAACTGTCTTCAAGTACAATGAATATTTCTGCTCTGACCACTGCATCATTTATAGAGGAACTTTTTCAACTGACCTGTAAGTTAACATAAAACAACTCTCCTCAAGACTGCATAACAGAATCCTGTTATCTTAGGCAACTGTAATTTGTATTTAGTCAAAAACCATGCAGCAGTCCATTTTGTCTAGAGAAAGCCCTCAACTCAGACTGAAGTGCTATCACTTCTTGAAACATGGGGATGGCTTTTAACTtcagggttaaaaaaaacccaactaaacaaaaaaccccaaccaacaaaacaccaGGTTTCCCACTATCATTATTTACTCCATCTCCTACTTCCACATTTAATTCCACTAATAAATACTTCTTAGACTGTATCTTCAAAACATAAGCCATTTTGTACCTCCTTTAGCTGGCCTATAAAACTGTTCTGACAAGTCGAGTCCAAACTGAGAATTTTCTTTTACTTGAAAGTAAACTTCATCAAGTTTTATAAAATCTTTGCAGAGCCAGAAGTTAAGACTTCCTACCAGCTGGCACTCATGTAAAATATACTTGCAACCAAAAGGTAGAAATTTTACCTCTAACTGAAGGGTTAGAGTCACCTTTGACTGCAGGACCCAGAACTTAATGCACCATTTCAAAGCCCTAAcacccctctcctccttcccccagtttTCAAGTAGGTGAAGTTAAAATGATAAAGAAAAGGACCTTGAAGAAATCAAGGGGCTCTAGTAACATAATGAAGAAATCATCTGACCAGTTTCAGCAGTTCCAGTTACTCCGTGCAGTTGGCATATGTACTTCTAGTAGTGTGCTTTACCTTTACTTTGGGGATATTATTTAAACAAAGTCCAATGCAAGAGAGTATTGAGGTTTCTGAAAACTGGTGTAGCCcttctcttagaaatcaacactATACAGAACTAGCTGAAGTTGAAAGTTAGACTTCaataaatgccatttaaaaaaaaaaaaagaaaaagctaaaggtTCTGTGACAACTTGCAGAGCTGGGTGAACCCATGCTGCATCAGGGGCACTACATGCACACTAGCTAAAAGACTGCTTCTTCTGTGCACACCTCTATCTATTGCAGGTTTGCTGGTTGGTGTTAAGAACTGAATCTAAGATCATATctaaaaaacacaccacaaattGCCTTTTTAGCTTTCCAGGAACTTATATGACTTTCACTTCATACAGGTTTatcaatcttaatttttttttttatggtttaatacaaagctgaaataatgggctagagaaaagaaggcttctCAAAACAATCATGTATACATCTATTTTATAGCTACCTCTTCTGCCTAGCCCCTCCCAAAGTTAAcctgaaaaacagtaaaatctACACAAAGTTTTATTGCAATCATACAAGGGATACATCAAGGGTCAAATACAACAAATACTATGATGCAATTTTACATTTATTAAACTACAGTTCAAAGCACAAATTTACACATTCTAAATACACTAAACATCTAATGAAGTCACACTGGTCTCCCACTGACATTTGATATATCTGGGCGAAAGACAATAACTTTACAAGACTTTTCTAACAGGAATCCTTAGTATAAAAACTGTGTACTTGTATGTAAACTGTTGAAGAACCCAAGTGATGGGTTTCCATCTCCACTAAGTCATCCATTTTGTTGCATATTTAAACGCTCAGGGGTTGAATGAACTTGATTTTAAATTTGGACACCATTATCtaaccctcccaccccccagtgAATTGTAGCTGTAGCTCGTTTTGCCTGGTCCCCATTAGCTATTactattttttcaagttttgaagAGAATGAATTGAATTCAAGATTGTTCCATTTCTTCCACACTGGAATGTTGACCAGACAAACTACAGACTTGCAACTGCAGGTCTAAATTAAGCGTTAATGCCTGTTTAAGCTGCAGTGGAAAAGCGGTCTTCTGGGCTCAGCTGAATGCAAGAAGGCACAAAGAAGAAGTTCTTCATCAATGTGTCTGAAGCAATTCCAGCATCTTGCATCTCATCCCTGCAGCAGAAAAGGGTGAGAGTTGTAATAAGGTGTTTTCATGTACAATTTCACATCAGAAACCAGCCTTGAATATAGTATTTGAAGTCTACTGTCCCTGGATAGGCTGGCCCCAGCATCAGCAGAAGGGAGAATCAGCTACTCAAGTACTTGGCAGACACAGAGAGGCCGTGACTCTCCACTGGCAGAAGTGCAGGGTCCTGGCTGCCTTGGTATTGGAACATGTAACCCAGGTCCCACCATCACCACGACAGCGTTACTGCCCTTCCTGCCTACAACAATGGTGATAACATTGTATGTAAGTTCCAATTACTAGTATTAGGAAAGCTCAAAGGTTGACATCAAACAGTAAAAGGCTTTACAACTACCACTGAACTCACAGTCAACATTAggtattttgctttcctttgtcaACCTCAGAACAAAGTAGGCATTTTATCACAGTTCTCAGTTTAGTCTTAGCAAAAGTCAGAcaacagttgtttttttaaaaaaaacaaaccaaaacaaatcaaacccAGAAAACTAAAAAGGCACATTCTTGCACTCAGTTACACCTTCCGGTATTTgccaaatataatttatatttggCTGTGAGTGTACACTCTTGAAGGAACTGAAAACAACCTTGCCACGACCAAAAGAATTTTCTTACCAGTCACTGAAAGACATCATGTAGTAAATCAGTGGCCTCTGATAGTCGTTAAAGGTAGACTGTTCACCTAAGGTACCAGAACCCATATTATCAAAGATCAGCCAATCTCCAACGCTCAACTCGGGAAGAAGACAGTTTTCCACAATTTGATCAAGCTCATCACAGGATGGACCCCAAAGGCTGCTTGCAAACAGAGGCTCATCTTCCTTGTATTTCTATGTGGAAATGATCCAGGTAATTCAGGCTTCAGTTTATTGAATCAGAAAACTTTCAAATATACATAAGGATAATTTTATAAACAATACATAATTATATACATATGAAGTcttaaatctgtattaaaaatataaggATAGTAAGGACTATCTCTGAAGAATATAGGAGGACTCACCTTGTGAACCTCTGGGATAGTATTCAGTTTCTCAGACAATTTACTTGCAAAAGAACCATAAACACCATCATTTATGTAATATGTAAATACTGGTTCATCATCATTCCTGGTTTGCTCCACTGGAAGTAAAAAAGAAGTTGTCTTGCATGCATTTTTTGTCATAAGTAGTCCTTTTGCAATCTAACTTAAGTCAACTGCTTTCTCCTGACAAGGAGGTTCCATATATACTGGAATGGGAGAATTACGAGCAGAGTAATCTGTATGAGACCAGATTATAAATTCAGTTGTAACATTAAGTGTGAGGCGTAATAAAATTAATACTTTCAGTAATAATCACTGTTAAAAATATAAATCCAATTTCTACTTTAGCAGAGAAGCAGCTTGCTCTACGATACATTTTTCTATGCTCTTATAATACAGAAGCTTCTAGCACACCTTCTGTAAAGCACCCAATATAGGTTTAACCATTGAGAAGTCAAACCTAGTAAGCAAACATGTAACCTAGGAAGGAAACCTAGTAAGAAGTGGTGACACAACATAACAAAGTAAGATACACAGATAACATACGGTCAGAACCCCAAAGGTGGATTACAGTGGAAGCATAAGGGAATGTGTTAAATATATGCCGAGACCAACTAGTCCATCCTGACTAAGAGTGGGCAGTTATCTGTATTGATCCATAATGGGTAAAAGATGAATATGACCCTTACCTCCAGAAGGAAGAAGTTTATCATACTCAACAGTCTTCTTTGCAATGATGTTAACTGCTAGAGTAAATGCAGATGAAACATAGTAACATCCAGGCTCTGCGATCACATTAACACCAGATTCCTTAGGAAAGTAGACATCCAGCAACGGCCTGATGACATGATTAACCTAGGAAATTGAAGTCAGATGTAAGACCAAGGAAACTCAGCTTATGTATGTATCAGATACACACATACTTTCAGCCAGCAACAGTTCTAATGAGCATACCAAAAGCTTACTCTGTTCCTCTATTCTGAGAAGTGCCCTTACCAGAGGTCCAAAATTTACAGAAGCATTTAATAGGTCATTCTGCTGAACACTGAAGATTGAGTACTATGAATCTGAGTACTATACAGTCCCCCCTCCCAGCCAAAGCTCAAGTTGTAGTACACTCAAGATTGCACAAGTCATTTCAAAGTTTGTCCAGCACAACAGATAATGTAAAATTACATACGAACCCAGAAGAACAAGGAAAGTACCTTTTTGTGATCAGTTCTGAGTATTGTTGtattagaaacaaaattatttaatactGATGCTCAAATCTTATGCCAGATATTTGAAGATTAACAAGTATTCTGGACAAGTAACAGAACAGTTAGAACTAAGAAAAGCCCAGATTGGTCTTAGCAACTTTTCACTGAATCACTTACACTGTCCTACATTCAAGGAGTTTGCCTTTAGGACAACATAATAGCATAAACAGGTTATTCTATGTGCCACTGCATACTAAAGATCCTATTTAGGCCAAATAAAAGGCTAGACAAAGCAAAGATAAAAGCAAGACCTTTAGTCTTCAGTTCTAAAGCAAAGCACCAGAAACTTTCTTAGAGTAGCACTATGGCTTATGATCCAAAGCATGCTAAGCAATCCTGGCCCAAACCATGCCATACAGTAACCAGTTGGACAACAACAGTCAACCACCCCAAAAAATTGAATTACTATTGTTAAGGTGGCTTAGCATAGTAGTTTAACCTGTGATATGCTTAAGTCAGCATTCACCCAATATGAacaggattaaaaagaaataatgatcaCCTCCAAGGACTGATTATACTACCCATGATAAGAATATAAACCCAATTATTTGGATCTTATCAATTACAGTCTAACATGGAATTTAGAATAGGTTTCAGCTATCAATGTTAGTTGAGTTTGAAGGGTTAACCACTTcaactttctaaataaaaattaagagttTCAACTTTCAGTATATTGCATACCTCTTCCAGCTGAAGTTCTGAACCTGTGAAGCCCCCACCAATATCCAACATGTTCATCTTAAAGCCAAATTCTTCCTAAAAATGCATAGGCAGAACATAAGTACACGGACAACTGTAActgtaaaaatgttttggtttttttttttgttgatccTTACTGTGGTTGTTTTCTGTGTACTTATACTTTTGAGCATATTTAGCAGAGTATGCCTAGCGATGGAGTAAAGGCATTGTAAAATTATAGTTCCATTAAACCTAGTAGTAATAGCATTGGGATGTCAACAGAGGCTGGCTACACAATTCTCATTTAGAAGTTCCACAGCAACATCAACTCCCATCTCGTGGCATTTGTTATATTCAGACAGTATTTGTTGAACAAGGTGGTACATTTTGACAAAAGAAAGTTTTAGTAATTTACAGATGTGTAATGCACATCTTTTGGACAGTGCTTACGTGACAAGACTGCTACAATAAATTTGCACAACGATCAGTGAGAACTTTAGTTCTGCTGTCCTCCATGTGTTACCAGTCACAGCTATTGCACTAACTGCAGCAGTAAGAGTAAAAAGACTTACAGTCTTCTCTATTTAGTTTATAACCTTCTCATTTACAGGAAGACAGATGTTCAGAGAAGGTATTTTTGAATTTTGCACTATAAGAAATACACATAGAAGAACGTGTGAAACTCAGAGTCATCTGAAGCATCCAACAAATCCATTCCTCTTTGTCCAAATTTGGATATCCCCCCACAACATAACACCTTTATTTCTTACGATGCTTAGTTATTATTAGCCTCAGAAATCACATGCACCAAATTAGTGGTTATATCACAAAAAAACCAGCATACAAATgcttaatattttaatgtaacttAAAAATGTCAGCAGTGTATTTGCAGAACAGATTTGAATTTCAAAAAGCCTTTACCAAAAGTGGGAAACgaatttattatttgaaaatagCATACAAGGCTATTGCCTGTCACTGGGACAGCATTCATTAACCTTTGTCCACAATTAGGATTATGAAGTTTGTTTTACCTCAACCACGTCTCACAATGGAGTATTTAGTCCCTTACCAAAAGTTCCATTTCCTACATggatatattttggaaaaaatgtagTTGGCTTGTTCATATGATTAGAACAGAATGGATCCTCTGCTGTAGCAATTGCACGTGTGTATACGTATCTACTTACAGCCATGTCAAACACACACCGAGCATCAGATATAGCATGAATGTACGTTTGCAGGTCCTTGCAAGAGCCTGAAACATGaaatctgaaaagaataaaaatgcagttaATACACTGAACCATGGCAGCTTTCAGACCAAGCAAACTGTTTCACCATCTAAAACAGCAATGGAGGCAATTTATTCCCAAGTGGGTCAAGACAACCTTGCCTAATACAGCAACTGTGCAAAGAATAAGCTCAGAAGATTGCCTTCTATGCCACTGGATTTGTACTTGAGACCTGTCTTGCTCTTCATGCTAAGAATCTCCTACAATATTCTCTTCTTTAAGAAATAACACCAGATTTACTGAACCTTTCAGTCTTCACTATCAAAGTggttaaaatttgtttttcagtggGTGCCAGTGCTAACAGTACCTGTATACAGTCTCTCCTCTCTTAACCTGCTCTGTATTGCCTCACCAGTATACCCTCTCTTCTGGGCCATCCAGTTCTCTTCTCAAAGCTAAGGCTGTACTGTGCACACTATCTACTCTCTCCAACATTTGGGAGAGGGTGAGGAGAGGTGTGTCCCACTGCCAACCTGTTCTGAAGCCTCTTCACCCCAGGCCAGGTCCTAGTTTCACAGCAAGGCCAAACAGGCTGGTGAACAGGTCATCAGAGGCAGAGAAGTACTGATGCCTCCCACAGACTCCTGAATCCCCTCTGGTTCCTTGTCCAAAAGGTTTAAGTACTACCATAATACTGTTAGTAACTGAGGTGCTAAAATGGGCACCAACATTTCCATGAGCTTCCTGAAGACTAGTATGGTATGCTGGTTCTGGACAGACCATATACAAACCCATCTGAGCCATGACACTCTCTACTCCTTTAAGGAATACCATTTTGAGGCAAAGGTCACTTTTTAGACTTACTTGCATGAACCcacatgtggatttttttatttttttaataaagaaaatgcacaaaagcCATGTGATTTTTGTTAAAGTTACTTTAGACATTTATGAGGTATATTTTCTCAGTAGTATcatctaatttttaaatatatttgtcatTTGTAAATATTATAGTATGTTTATACTTTAACATCAATTTCAAACATATTTACATCAGAACAATTGTGGTTTAAATCCTCAAAATCTGGCttccattttaaatactttttattgtCTTGATTACCCACCCTCTTCTACTTGTTTGGTTGCTGTCTTAAAACATTCATGAGCATGTGATACCTTAGTAGCTAAAGGTAGACAGAAAAAAGTTgtgcatgcatttttcttccatataGTAAAATCTTTCTCAAACTTCAAATTAAAACACTACAGATCATTTAGAAGCTCTCAGAACAGTAGGATTCATTCTTGCCATCTGCAAGTCAAAAGCTTATCCAAGTAGTTTGTCTTGATATGATCAAAGAGTGACATAAGGACCTAACTCTTATAAAATCCACCCCACGTTCATCTTGTTCAAAGTCTGTCCAAGCTGTTCCATGTTATACTAGCACTTCTGTTATGCTGGAAAAATACAAATCAAGTTAACACGGAAGTTCAAAAGTACAGCTAGAAAATAGGAGAGGCTTCTAAACTTTGCTTTTATGCTGACAGAAGGATTTCTGATACtttatttcaaattgttttgaTGTCTAATAGTTACTTTGCTTGCAAGCAGAAACTCATgatctgaaaagtttttttttaaaccctgtaAAATACTGCcaaaggggggagggaaaaatTATTTCGTATTCTACGTCTTGAGTACATCATACAAACATCTGCTCAGCCAGCAGAGAACAATAAAGTTACTCACTTGACACCAACTATTTGGACTCCCAACTCCTTAGCACATTCCATGAGGTGCCTACAGTTCTTCAGGGTGGTGCCAAACTTCATATTCATCTCCTCATCAGCAGTAATGTCTTCTGTGGCAATGTGCAGTAAGAGCctaagagaaggggaagatgatTGGGGCAGTTGGTTTACATCATCAGCACATGTGAAGCCTGAAGACTGTCAGAAGTGTGTTGATTATGTTGTCAGTACTCCAGCTCCATCGATGGATGAGTCAAGTGAACCTAATAAAAACAATCCTGTACAGAGAAAAAACTAGCAATTAGGGGCTAAAACATGGAGCCAACAAGGACAAGGGATTTCGAAATGCAGCAACTAAGACTCTTTTGTAGCAGCAAGAGTCTGTTGAGTGCTGTAATAAAAGAGAATGTTACCTTCTCATAAAGTATAATTCCTCATAAAACCATTAAGACTGTAACATGCTTTTCCCATCTCTGTCCTCCTTTCTAGCCAAGAGGAGAGCATGGAGATTCCCCTTTAGTCAGTCACATATCAGATTTGGTTAAACTCAGCATCTGGACAACACCAGGCTGACACATTGAAAGCACACCCTGGCCACATCCTTCTACCTCCCATCCTGGCTGAGGACACAGaccagggatggggtgggggtgtcagtCCAttccctgccccttcttccagGGCACTCGTGGAACAGGGAGGCAACGAGTACCACCTCTTACAGTCTCATGCAGCGAAACACCTTCCTCCCTCTGGTCAAAGCCTCATTCT is from Accipiter gentilis chromosome 2, bAccGen1.1, whole genome shotgun sequence and encodes:
- the AZIN1 gene encoding antizyme inhibitor 1 isoform X1, with the translated sequence MKGFLEDANYSIGLLDEGATLADVIDNCIYEHTHAGKRAFYVGDLGKLVKKNIQWQNVMAPIKPFYPVRCNSTPGVLEILGTLGVGFACSSKSEMALVQDLGISPENIIYTNPCKQASQIKYAAKAGINIVTCDNDIELKKIARNHPNAKLLLHIATEDITADEEMNMKFGTTLKNCRHLMECAKELGVQIVGVKFHVSGSCKDLQTYIHAISDARCVFDMAEEFGFKMNMLDIGGGFTGSELQLEEVNHVIRPLLDVYFPKESGVNVIAEPGCYYVSSAFTLAVNIIAKKTVEYDKLLPSGVEQTRNDDEPVFTYYINDGVYGSFASKLSEKLNTIPEVHKKYKEDEPLFASSLWGPSCDELDQIVENCLLPELSVGDWLIFDNMGSGTLGEQSTFNDYQRPLIYYMMSFSDWDEMQDAGIASDTLMKNFFFVPSCIQLSPEDRFSTAA
- the AZIN1 gene encoding antizyme inhibitor 1 isoform X2; the protein is MAPIKPFYPVRCNSTPGVLEILGTLGVGFACSSKSEMALVQDLGISPENIIYTNPCKQASQIKYAAKAGINIVTCDNDIELKKIARNHPNAKLLLHIATEDITADEEMNMKFGTTLKNCRHLMECAKELGVQIVGVKFHVSGSCKDLQTYIHAISDARCVFDMAEEFGFKMNMLDIGGGFTGSELQLEEVNHVIRPLLDVYFPKESGVNVIAEPGCYYVSSAFTLAVNIIAKKTVEYDKLLPSGVEQTRNDDEPVFTYYINDGVYGSFASKLSEKLNTIPEVHKKYKEDEPLFASSLWGPSCDELDQIVENCLLPELSVGDWLIFDNMGSGTLGEQSTFNDYQRPLIYYMMSFSDWDEMQDAGIASDTLMKNFFFVPSCIQLSPEDRFSTAA
- the AZIN1 gene encoding antizyme inhibitor 1 isoform X3 — its product is MNMKFGTTLKNCRHLMECAKELGVQIVGVKFHVSGSCKDLQTYIHAISDARCVFDMAEEFGFKMNMLDIGGGFTGSELQLEEVNHVIRPLLDVYFPKESGVNVIAEPGCYYVSSAFTLAVNIIAKKTVEYDKLLPSGVEQTRNDDEPVFTYYINDGVYGSFASKLSEKLNTIPEVHKKYKEDEPLFASSLWGPSCDELDQIVENCLLPELSVGDWLIFDNMGSGTLGEQSTFNDYQRPLIYYMMSFSDWDEMQDAGIASDTLMKNFFFVPSCIQLSPEDRFSTAA